TTTGCACCCGAATCATTTCTTATTCTTTGTCCATCATTCTAAAACATGCTCCCATAATCCAAGCTTTCCTTTCGCTGGTATAACGTCATCCAGCTGCTGCATGTCCTGCACTTCCCAAGCGTATCCTCCCACTTGAAAGTCTCCTAAAAAATAAGTATTGCCTGTTACCACTTGTCCATTTTCCAGTATTGCCTGCGTCCCGTTATTTTCCTTTACCTTCAAACAATTTTCAAGGTTGCATACACCAATGATCATACCAGTTGGAAGATTATCCTTTGAGTAACCATGCTTACCAAGCAATAACTCAATTAACGGATGGCTACAGAAAGTCTTATCCATTTTTTTACTTGTATGGATCGCCAGCGGACCACGATAATTCGTTCTCCATGACCTTGTTTCATATTTGACCTCCCCCAGGACAAATAGACTTGCCCAAGGCTGGATCATTGATAAAACCTTCATTCTCGCGGCCTCCAACCTATGAAAGTTTACTATGTCTATAGAGTGTCCATGTAAAAGAATAATATAAGTATTTAAGCCACCTTCCATTTAGAGAAAGTGGCTTAAAATCGTTA
This genomic stretch from Fictibacillus marinisediminis harbors:
- a CDS encoding ASCH domain-containing protein, with the protein product MKVLSMIQPWASLFVLGEVKYETRSWRTNYRGPLAIHTSKKMDKTFCSHPLIELLLGKHGYSKDNLPTGMIIGVCNLENCLKVKENNGTQAILENGQVVTGNTYFLGDFQVGGYAWEVQDMQQLDDVIPAKGKLGLWEHVLE